The Kluyveromyces marxianus DMKU3-1042 DNA, complete genome, chromosome 6 genome window below encodes:
- the APC11 gene encoding anaphase promoting complex subunit 11, which translates to MKIEVVDVSLVSTWAWDIPRERNVKDSKMRSNSMAQNDEECEDVDIDNIDNTDTDTDEEDDVCGICRNRYDGTCPSCEYPGNGCPIVLGLCNHNFHVHCIKQWLSTETSKGLCPLCRQGFQLRPQVTINKPHYEDFRQLLMSARQHNIPMGGPDVDQEMMDEGFIR; encoded by the coding sequence ATGAAAATAGAGGTTGTTGATGTGAGTTTGGTGAGCACTTGGGCTTGGGATATTCCAAGAGAGAGGAATGTGAAAGATTCGAAGATGAGGTCGAATTCGATGGCACAAAACGATGAGGAATGTGAAGATGTGgatattgataatattgATAATACAGACACGGATACGGATGAGGAGGATGATGTGTGTGGGATCTGTCGAAACCGGTACGATGGGACGTGTCCGTCGTGCGAGTACCCTGGGAACGGGTGTCCGATAGTGTTAGGGTTGTGTAATCACAATTTCCATGTGCATTGCATCAAGCAGTGGTTGAGCACGGAGACATCGAAGGGGTTGTGTCCGTTGTGTCGACAGGGGTTTCAGTTGCGGCCGCAAGTGACGATCAACAAGCCTCACTACGAGGATTTCCGGCAGTTGTTGATGAGTGCGAGGCAGCACAACATCCCGATGGGTGGGCCGGACGTGGACCAAGAGATGATGGACGAGGGGTTCATACGGTGA
- the GRX7 gene encoding glutathione-disulfide reductase GRX7, protein MLSKRNIRLLGLTGMLLFVLFFITRNAQSATRSYLDPNSPTAASALSNSEKVDSEINSIKQDISNTKGNSVSADTKDAVKSGNNGNGKGVVKTSEDGLDDEDKYNPEAEYKEILQKSPIVVFSKTYCPYSKRLKSILKEYTFDPEFVVVELDKHENGAELQKFIGGKTGRSTVPNVIINGISRGGCDDFAGLHDQNTLLDSLKQWGGSTLTVDKPKKGGNSGVH, encoded by the coding sequence ATGCTGagcaaaagaaatattagACTTTTGGGTCTCACTGGGATGCTACTATTTgtgcttttcttcattacaAGAAATGCACAATCGGCAACGCGTTCTTACCTTGATCCAAACAGCCCTACGGCTGCCAGTGCGCTTTCCAACAGCGAGAAGGTGGACAGTGAGATCAATAGCATCAAGCAAGACATATCTAACACCAAGGGCAACTCTGTGAGTGCCGACACGAAGGATGCAGTGAAGAGTGGTAATAACGGGAATGGGAAGGGCGTAGTCAAGACCAGCGAAGACGGCTTGGATGATGAAGACAAGTACAATCCAGAGGCTGAGTACAAGGAAATTCTCCAGAAATCGCCAATTGTGGTATTTTCCAAGACTTATTGTCCATACAGTAAGAGATTAAAGAGCATCTTGAAAGAGTACACTTTTGATCCGGAGTTCGTTGTAGTTGAGTTGGACAAGCACGAAAACGGGGCTGAATTGCAGAAGTTCATTGGTGGCAAGACCGGGAGGTCAACTGTTCCGAACGTTATCATCAATGGGATTTCGCGTGGAGGATGCGATGACTTTGCGGGATTGCACGATCAGAATACGCTTTTGGACAGTTTGAAACAATGGGGTGGGTCTACATTGACGGTTGACAAGCCCAAAAAGGGAGGTAACTCGGGGGTGCACTAG
- the MNN2 gene encoding alpha-1,2-mannosyltransferase MNN2 gives MVVSRKRMQKLVKIVAIAGLLVFLLTHAGSYLSPDMSVDQYAGALKEYVDKYKEDHEKAVVDDKTVGSGEEVGAGIGSKPVSNGKTEGSGSSGKNSKVSSSSGERELLKSFFGRAFQYVKEYGPEGVNTPNYDPNCNLKGDIGYRKDNVNEWWKLTGKELSNCLKLTKKQIAMLKDGHTNYVRAINEMKLPANAYSGDGIVTVGGGKFSIMAFLIIKTVRNFGTTLPVEVFIPPNDEGDDEFCNVLLPKYNAKCIYLSDVLPDDVIQKTEFKGYQFKSLAMIASSFRNLLLLDADNFPIKPLDNIFDEKVYKENGLVLWPDFWRRTTHPVYYDIANIPLSYQRVRNTMDDVTPPSVYTQDLSDLSKVPLHDLEGTIPDASTESGQMMINKVQHIRTVLLSLYYNAYGPSWYYSIFSQRSSGEGDKETFIAAANHYGLPFYQVRSEPTVDGYHKANGEGFRGVCMLQHDFAQDYDRYLLAQKEIKQKYANKPASYDPDYKYQESYLEKYFSVDSADVMFVHSHLPKFDPVGLALTKDLIENGKHIRSYRNLQRMHGYDLELEAFKTFKEYVCKTRVHFKYFEKAVKSESEWTTICNYVDERLQYLKQSHADALEGKF, from the coding sequence ATGGTAGTCTCGCGAAAACGGATGCAGAAGCTGGTCAAAATAGTTGCTATAGCTGGGCTATTAGTGTTTTTGTTGACGCATGCGGGATCGTACTTGAGCCCTGATATGAGTGTGGACCAATATGCGGGAGCGTTGAAGGAATACGTTGACAAATACAAGGAAGATCACGAAAAGGCGGTGGTTGACGATAAGACGGTGGGTAGTGGGGAGGAAGTAGGAGCGGGAATTGGGTCCAAGCCTGTGAGCAATGGTAAGACGGAAGGATCAGGGTCGAGCGGGAAGAATTCGAAGgtttcctcttcttctggagagagagagttgCTCAAGTCGTTTTTCGGACGTGCGTTCCAGTACGTGAAAGAGTATGGACCAGAGGGAGTTAACACGCCTAATTATGACCCCAATTGTAATCTCAAGGGCGATATTGGATACAGGAAGGATAATGTGAACGAGTGGTGGAAACTTACCGGTAAGGAGCTATCGAATTGTTTGAAGCttacaaagaaacagatcGCGATGCTCAAGGACGGACATACCAACTATGTGCGTGCGATTAACGAGATGAAGCTTCCGGCAAATGCGTACAGTGGTGATGGTATTGTTACCGTTGGTGGTGGGAAGTTCTCGATTATGGCATTTTTGATTATCAAGACGGTGAGAAATTTCGGAACCACTTTACCTGTGGAAGTGTTTATCCCTCCCAATGACGAAGGAGACGACGAGTTCTGCAACGTGTTGCTTCCAAAATACAATGCGAAGTGTATCTATCTCTCGGATGTGCTTCCAGACGATGTGATCCAAAAGACAGAGTTCAAGGGCTACCAGTTCAAGTCTTTGGCCATGATTGCGTCGAGTTTCCGGAACTTGTTGCTATTAGATGCCGATAACTTCCCTATCAAACCTTTGGACAATATATTCGACGAGAAGGTTTACAAGGAGAACGGGCTTGTTCTATGGCCGGACTTCTGGAGACGTACTACGCACCCTGTGTACTATGATATCGCGAACATTCCGCTATCCTACCAAAGAGTGCGCAACACGATGGACGACGTCACGCCTCCATCCGTTTACACCCAGGATCTAAGCGATTTGTCCAAGGTCCCATTACACGACTTGGAGGGCACCATTCCAGATGCCTCCACTGAATCCGGccaaatgatgataaaCAAGGTGCAGCACATCCGTACTGTCCTACTATCACTGTACTACAACGCTTATGGGCCTTCGTGGTACTATTCCATTTTCTCGCAGCGTTCTTCCGGAGAAGGTGACAAGGAAACGTTCATCGCGGCAGCCAACCACTACGGCTTGCCCTTCTACCAAGTCCGCTCCGAGCCTACCGTGGACGGCTACCACAAGGCAAACGGCGAAGGGTTCCGTGGGGTTTGTATGTTGCAGCACGATTTCGCGCAAGATTACGACAGATACCTCTTGGCACAAAAGGAAATCAAACAGAAGTACGCCAACAAGCCTGCGTCCTACGATCCGGACTACAAATACCAGGAGAGCTACCTAGAAAAATACTTCAGCGTTGACTCTGCTGACGTTATGTTTGTACACTCCCACTTGCCCAAGTTCGATCCAGTTGGCCTTGCCCTAACCAAGGATTTAATCGAAAACGGTAAGCACATCCGGTCGTACAGAAACCTACAGAGAATGCACGGCTACGACTTGGAATTGGAGGCGTTCAAGACCTTCAAGGAATACGTATGCAAGACAAGAGTCCACTTCAAGTATTTCGAAAAGGCTGTCAAATCAGAATCGGAATGGACTACCATCTGCAACTACGTTGATGAAAGATTGCAATACTTGAAACAAAGTCATGCAGACGCCCTAGAGGGAAAGTTTTGA